One genomic window of Quercus lobata isolate SW786 chromosome 9, ValleyOak3.0 Primary Assembly, whole genome shotgun sequence includes the following:
- the LOC115959895 gene encoding silicon efflux transporter LSI2-like isoform X3, with the protein MALASSVKVVLGSIAFAIFWVLAVFPAVPFLPVGRTAGSLLGGMLMVIFQVITADQAYAAIDLQILGLLFGTMVVSVYLERADMFKYLGKLLLWKSRGAKDLICRVCLISAISSAFFTNDTSCVVLTEFVLKIARQHNLPPHPFLLALASSANIGSAATPIGNPQNLVIAVQSKISFGNFLIGILPAMIMGEWNSRLEVMAVQSSPGMSVPMGHVENLRNRSIPSENEIQGVPSGTLESARNSNSSKEAANDVSSQVKEETIPSKRVALLDRLRDVLSVLSSEGKDDLTTRWKKIVWKSGVYLVTIGMLIALLLGLNMSWTAITAALALVVLDFRDARPSLEKVSYSLLVFFCGMFITVEGFNKTGIPSTLWDFMEPYSKIDHVSGIAILAVVILVMSNLASNVPTVLLLGARVAASATAVSAADEKKAWLILAWVSTVAGNLSLLGSAANLIVCEQARRAPQLGYTLSFWSHLKFGVPSTLIVTAIGLTLIR; encoded by the exons ATGGCTTTGGCTTCTTCTGTAAAAGTGGTTCTAGGCTCAATTGCTTTCGCAATCTTCTGGGTATTGGCGGTTTTCCCAGCTGTTCCTTTTCTACCAGTTGGGAGGACTGCAGGGTCCCTCCTGGGGGGCATGCTAATGGTCATATTTCAAGTCATAACTGCAGATCAAGCATATGCTGCAATTGATCTTCAAATCCTTGGTCTTCTCTTTGGGACCATGGTTGTTAGTGTATATCTTGAAAGGGCAGATATGTTCAAGTACTTGGGAAAGTTGCTCTTATGGAAGAGTAGAGGGGCAAAGGATTTAATTTGTCGAGTCTGCCTGATTTCTGCCATTTCAAGTGCTTTTTTTACTAATGATACCTCTTGTGTAGTTTTGACTGAATTTGTCTTGAAAATTGCAAGGCAACATAATCTCCCACCTCATCCTTTCCTTCTAGCCCTGGCCTCTAGTGCAAATATTGGGTCGGCAGCAACTCCAATTGGCAACCCCCAAAACTTGGTTATAGCTGTTCAGAGCAAGATATCATTCGGGAATTTTCTAATAGGAATTCTCCCTGCAATGATCATGGGT GAATGGAACTCTAGATTGGAAGTTATGGCTGTGCAAAGCTCTCCTGGCATGAGTGTTCCCATGGGACATGTTGAGAACCTTAGGAACCGATCAATTCCGAGTGAGAATGAAATCCAAGGGGTTCCTAGTGGCACATTGGAGTCTGCAAGAAATTCTAATTCATCAAAAGAGGCAGCAAATGATGTATCTTCTCAGGTAAAGGAGGAAACAATCCCTTCAAAGAGAGTTGCATTATTGGATAGACTAAGAGATGTACTTTCTGTACTGTCTTCAGAAGGAAAAGATGATTTGACCACGAGATGGAAAAAAATAGTGTGGAAATCAGGTGTTTACCTTGTTACTATAGGAATGTTGATTGCTTTGCTTCTGGGTCTAAACATGTCATGGACTGCAATTACTGCTGCGCTTGCTCTTGTGGTTCTTGATTTCAGGGATGCTAGGCCAAGCCTTGAAAAG GTCTCCTATTCTctgttagttttcttttgtgGAATGTTTATCACAGTTGAAGGCTTTAACAAAACTGGAATCCCAAGTACTCTATGGGACTTTATGGAGCCCTATTCAAAAATCGATCATGTTAGTGGGATAGCAATTCTCGCCGTTGTCATACTTGTCATGTCAAATTTGGCTTCAAATGTACCAACTG TTCTCTTGCTTGGAGCACGAGTGGCAGCATCGGCAACTGCAGTTTCTGCAGCTGATGAGAAGAAGGCATGGCTTATCTTAGCTTGGGTCAGCACCGTAGCTGGGAACCTCTCATTATTGGGATCAGCCGCCAACTTAATCGTGTGTGAGCAGGCTCGCCGAGCTCCCCAACTTGGGTACACTTTATCCTTTTGGAGCCATCTCAAATTTGGAGTCCCCTCAACTCTTATAGTTACTGCCATTGGTTTGACACTTATAAGATGA
- the LOC115959895 gene encoding silicon efflux transporter LSI2-like isoform X4 — protein MALASSVKVVLGSIAFAIFWVLAVFPAVPFLPVGRTAGSLLGGMLMVIFQVITADQAYAAIDLQILGLLFGTMVVSVYLERADMFKYLGKLLLWKSRGAKDLICRVCLISAISSAFFTNDTSCVVLTEFVLKIARQHNLPPHPFLLALASSANIGSAATPIGNPQNLVIAVQSKISFGNFLIGILPAMIMGVIVNALLLLCMYWKLLSIEKDEEDVAVEVISEEEMNSHHFSPATMSRFTSLNSQEWNSRLEVMAVQSSPGMSVPMGHVENLRNRSIPSENEIQGVPSGTLESARNSNSSKEAANDVSSQVKEETIPSKRVALLDRLRDVLSVLSSEGKDDLTTRWKKIVWKSGVYLVTIGMLIALLLGLNMSWTAITAALALVVLDFRDARPSLEKVSYSLLVFFCGMFITVEGFNKTGIPSTLWDFMEPYSKIDHVSGIAILAVVILVMSNLASNVPTVLSI, from the exons ATGGCTTTGGCTTCTTCTGTAAAAGTGGTTCTAGGCTCAATTGCTTTCGCAATCTTCTGGGTATTGGCGGTTTTCCCAGCTGTTCCTTTTCTACCAGTTGGGAGGACTGCAGGGTCCCTCCTGGGGGGCATGCTAATGGTCATATTTCAAGTCATAACTGCAGATCAAGCATATGCTGCAATTGATCTTCAAATCCTTGGTCTTCTCTTTGGGACCATGGTTGTTAGTGTATATCTTGAAAGGGCAGATATGTTCAAGTACTTGGGAAAGTTGCTCTTATGGAAGAGTAGAGGGGCAAAGGATTTAATTTGTCGAGTCTGCCTGATTTCTGCCATTTCAAGTGCTTTTTTTACTAATGATACCTCTTGTGTAGTTTTGACTGAATTTGTCTTGAAAATTGCAAGGCAACATAATCTCCCACCTCATCCTTTCCTTCTAGCCCTGGCCTCTAGTGCAAATATTGGGTCGGCAGCAACTCCAATTGGCAACCCCCAAAACTTGGTTATAGCTGTTCAGAGCAAGATATCATTCGGGAATTTTCTAATAGGAATTCTCCCTGCAATGATCATGGGTGTAATTGTCAATGCCCTACTTCTTCTATGTATGTACTGGAAGTTGTTATCTATTGAAAAGGATGAGGAAGATGTAGCTGTAGAAGTTATTTCAGAGGAGGAAATGAATTCTCATCATTTTTCACCAGCCACAATGTCACGTTTTACATCATTGAATTCTCAGGAATGGAACTCTAGATTGGAAGTTATGGCTGTGCAAAGCTCTCCTGGCATGAGTGTTCCCATGGGACATGTTGAGAACCTTAGGAACCGATCAATTCCGAGTGAGAATGAAATCCAAGGGGTTCCTAGTGGCACATTGGAGTCTGCAAGAAATTCTAATTCATCAAAAGAGGCAGCAAATGATGTATCTTCTCAGGTAAAGGAGGAAACAATCCCTTCAAAGAGAGTTGCATTATTGGATAGACTAAGAGATGTACTTTCTGTACTGTCTTCAGAAGGAAAAGATGATTTGACCACGAGATGGAAAAAAATAGTGTGGAAATCAGGTGTTTACCTTGTTACTATAGGAATGTTGATTGCTTTGCTTCTGGGTCTAAACATGTCATGGACTGCAATTACTGCTGCGCTTGCTCTTGTGGTTCTTGATTTCAGGGATGCTAGGCCAAGCCTTGAAAAG GTCTCCTATTCTctgttagttttcttttgtgGAATGTTTATCACAGTTGAAGGCTTTAACAAAACTGGAATCCCAAGTACTCTATGGGACTTTATGGAGCCCTATTCAAAAATCGATCATGTTAGTGGGATAGCAATTCTCGCCGTTGTCATACTTGTCATGTCAAATTTGGCTTCAAATGTACCAACTG TTCTTTCAATCTAA
- the LOC115959895 gene encoding silicon efflux transporter LSI2-like isoform X1 — translation MALASSVKVVLGSIAFAIFWVLAVFPAVPFLPVGRTAGSLLGGMLMVIFQVITADQAYAAIDLQILGLLFGTMVVSVYLERADMFKYLGKLLLWKSRGAKDLICRVCLISAISSAFFTNDTSCVVLTEFVLKIARQHNLPPHPFLLALASSANIGSAATPIGNPQNLVIAVQSKISFGNFLIGILPAMIMGVIVNALLLLCMYWKLLSIEKDEEDVAVEVISEEEMNSHHFSPATMSRFTSLNSQEWNSRLEVMAVQSSPGMSVPMGHVENLRNRSIPSENEIQGVPSGTLESARNSNSSKEAANDVSSQVKEETIPSKRVALLDRLRDVLSVLSSEGKDDLTTRWKKIVWKSGVYLVTIGMLIALLLGLNMSWTAITAALALVVLDFRDARPSLEKVSYSLLVFFCGMFITVEGFNKTGIPSTLWDFMEPYSKIDHVSGIAILAVVILVMSNLASNVPTVLLLGARVAASATAVSAADEKKAWLILAWVSTVAGNLSLLGSAANLIVCEQARRAPQLGYTLSFWSHLKFGVPSTLIVTAIGLTLIR, via the exons ATGGCTTTGGCTTCTTCTGTAAAAGTGGTTCTAGGCTCAATTGCTTTCGCAATCTTCTGGGTATTGGCGGTTTTCCCAGCTGTTCCTTTTCTACCAGTTGGGAGGACTGCAGGGTCCCTCCTGGGGGGCATGCTAATGGTCATATTTCAAGTCATAACTGCAGATCAAGCATATGCTGCAATTGATCTTCAAATCCTTGGTCTTCTCTTTGGGACCATGGTTGTTAGTGTATATCTTGAAAGGGCAGATATGTTCAAGTACTTGGGAAAGTTGCTCTTATGGAAGAGTAGAGGGGCAAAGGATTTAATTTGTCGAGTCTGCCTGATTTCTGCCATTTCAAGTGCTTTTTTTACTAATGATACCTCTTGTGTAGTTTTGACTGAATTTGTCTTGAAAATTGCAAGGCAACATAATCTCCCACCTCATCCTTTCCTTCTAGCCCTGGCCTCTAGTGCAAATATTGGGTCGGCAGCAACTCCAATTGGCAACCCCCAAAACTTGGTTATAGCTGTTCAGAGCAAGATATCATTCGGGAATTTTCTAATAGGAATTCTCCCTGCAATGATCATGGGTGTAATTGTCAATGCCCTACTTCTTCTATGTATGTACTGGAAGTTGTTATCTATTGAAAAGGATGAGGAAGATGTAGCTGTAGAAGTTATTTCAGAGGAGGAAATGAATTCTCATCATTTTTCACCAGCCACAATGTCACGTTTTACATCATTGAATTCTCAGGAATGGAACTCTAGATTGGAAGTTATGGCTGTGCAAAGCTCTCCTGGCATGAGTGTTCCCATGGGACATGTTGAGAACCTTAGGAACCGATCAATTCCGAGTGAGAATGAAATCCAAGGGGTTCCTAGTGGCACATTGGAGTCTGCAAGAAATTCTAATTCATCAAAAGAGGCAGCAAATGATGTATCTTCTCAGGTAAAGGAGGAAACAATCCCTTCAAAGAGAGTTGCATTATTGGATAGACTAAGAGATGTACTTTCTGTACTGTCTTCAGAAGGAAAAGATGATTTGACCACGAGATGGAAAAAAATAGTGTGGAAATCAGGTGTTTACCTTGTTACTATAGGAATGTTGATTGCTTTGCTTCTGGGTCTAAACATGTCATGGACTGCAATTACTGCTGCGCTTGCTCTTGTGGTTCTTGATTTCAGGGATGCTAGGCCAAGCCTTGAAAAG GTCTCCTATTCTctgttagttttcttttgtgGAATGTTTATCACAGTTGAAGGCTTTAACAAAACTGGAATCCCAAGTACTCTATGGGACTTTATGGAGCCCTATTCAAAAATCGATCATGTTAGTGGGATAGCAATTCTCGCCGTTGTCATACTTGTCATGTCAAATTTGGCTTCAAATGTACCAACTG TTCTCTTGCTTGGAGCACGAGTGGCAGCATCGGCAACTGCAGTTTCTGCAGCTGATGAGAAGAAGGCATGGCTTATCTTAGCTTGGGTCAGCACCGTAGCTGGGAACCTCTCATTATTGGGATCAGCCGCCAACTTAATCGTGTGTGAGCAGGCTCGCCGAGCTCCCCAACTTGGGTACACTTTATCCTTTTGGAGCCATCTCAAATTTGGAGTCCCCTCAACTCTTATAGTTACTGCCATTGGTTTGACACTTATAAGATGA
- the LOC115959895 gene encoding silicon efflux transporter LSI2-like isoform X2, translating to MALASSVKVVLGSIAFAIFWVLAVFPAVPFLPVGRTAGSLLGGMLMVIFQVITADQAYAAIDLQILGLLFGTMVVSVYLERADMFKYLGKLLLWKSRGAKDLICRVCLISAISSAFFTNDTSCVVLTEFVLKIARQHNLPPHPFLLALASSANIGSAATPIGNPQNLVIAVQSKISFGNFLIGILPAMIMGVIVNALLLLCMYWKLLSIEKEWNSRLEVMAVQSSPGMSVPMGHVENLRNRSIPSENEIQGVPSGTLESARNSNSSKEAANDVSSQVKEETIPSKRVALLDRLRDVLSVLSSEGKDDLTTRWKKIVWKSGVYLVTIGMLIALLLGLNMSWTAITAALALVVLDFRDARPSLEKVSYSLLVFFCGMFITVEGFNKTGIPSTLWDFMEPYSKIDHVSGIAILAVVILVMSNLASNVPTVLLLGARVAASATAVSAADEKKAWLILAWVSTVAGNLSLLGSAANLIVCEQARRAPQLGYTLSFWSHLKFGVPSTLIVTAIGLTLIR from the exons ATGGCTTTGGCTTCTTCTGTAAAAGTGGTTCTAGGCTCAATTGCTTTCGCAATCTTCTGGGTATTGGCGGTTTTCCCAGCTGTTCCTTTTCTACCAGTTGGGAGGACTGCAGGGTCCCTCCTGGGGGGCATGCTAATGGTCATATTTCAAGTCATAACTGCAGATCAAGCATATGCTGCAATTGATCTTCAAATCCTTGGTCTTCTCTTTGGGACCATGGTTGTTAGTGTATATCTTGAAAGGGCAGATATGTTCAAGTACTTGGGAAAGTTGCTCTTATGGAAGAGTAGAGGGGCAAAGGATTTAATTTGTCGAGTCTGCCTGATTTCTGCCATTTCAAGTGCTTTTTTTACTAATGATACCTCTTGTGTAGTTTTGACTGAATTTGTCTTGAAAATTGCAAGGCAACATAATCTCCCACCTCATCCTTTCCTTCTAGCCCTGGCCTCTAGTGCAAATATTGGGTCGGCAGCAACTCCAATTGGCAACCCCCAAAACTTGGTTATAGCTGTTCAGAGCAAGATATCATTCGGGAATTTTCTAATAGGAATTCTCCCTGCAATGATCATGGGTGTAATTGTCAATGCCCTACTTCTTCTATGTATGTACTGGAAGTTGTTATCTATTGAAAAG GAATGGAACTCTAGATTGGAAGTTATGGCTGTGCAAAGCTCTCCTGGCATGAGTGTTCCCATGGGACATGTTGAGAACCTTAGGAACCGATCAATTCCGAGTGAGAATGAAATCCAAGGGGTTCCTAGTGGCACATTGGAGTCTGCAAGAAATTCTAATTCATCAAAAGAGGCAGCAAATGATGTATCTTCTCAGGTAAAGGAGGAAACAATCCCTTCAAAGAGAGTTGCATTATTGGATAGACTAAGAGATGTACTTTCTGTACTGTCTTCAGAAGGAAAAGATGATTTGACCACGAGATGGAAAAAAATAGTGTGGAAATCAGGTGTTTACCTTGTTACTATAGGAATGTTGATTGCTTTGCTTCTGGGTCTAAACATGTCATGGACTGCAATTACTGCTGCGCTTGCTCTTGTGGTTCTTGATTTCAGGGATGCTAGGCCAAGCCTTGAAAAG GTCTCCTATTCTctgttagttttcttttgtgGAATGTTTATCACAGTTGAAGGCTTTAACAAAACTGGAATCCCAAGTACTCTATGGGACTTTATGGAGCCCTATTCAAAAATCGATCATGTTAGTGGGATAGCAATTCTCGCCGTTGTCATACTTGTCATGTCAAATTTGGCTTCAAATGTACCAACTG TTCTCTTGCTTGGAGCACGAGTGGCAGCATCGGCAACTGCAGTTTCTGCAGCTGATGAGAAGAAGGCATGGCTTATCTTAGCTTGGGTCAGCACCGTAGCTGGGAACCTCTCATTATTGGGATCAGCCGCCAACTTAATCGTGTGTGAGCAGGCTCGCCGAGCTCCCCAACTTGGGTACACTTTATCCTTTTGGAGCCATCTCAAATTTGGAGTCCCCTCAACTCTTATAGTTACTGCCATTGGTTTGACACTTATAAGATGA